A stretch of Sulfitobacter sp. THAF37 DNA encodes these proteins:
- a CDS encoding alpha-hydroxy acid oxidase produces the protein MDLDNRYPAIADLRTRAKRRIPPFVWEYLDSGTGTEAAKARNRTALDRIGMMPSALHGEVSPDLTTQFLGQTFPVPFGIAPIGMSGLIWPGAESHLARAAARREIPYCISTVATQGPEDIAPHLGQHAWFQLYPPRDPEIRADMLDRARKAGFGTLILTVDVPASSRRERQVRSGLTNPPRLTPRLLAQVATRPAWAWQTAKRGMPHMRGLDKYVTDATANLPPTAHMGYLLRTAPDWDYVAWLRDAWEGPFIVKGVMRPDDAVRLEQMGIDAVWVSNHAGRQFDGAPASIEALPDIRAATALPLIFDSGIEGGLDILRALALGADFVMLGRAFHFALGALGPRGVDHLIDILARDMISNMGQLGLSDLSALPEPILLS, from the coding sequence ATGGACCTTGACAACAGATACCCGGCAATAGCCGACCTTCGCACCCGCGCCAAGCGGCGCATTCCGCCCTTCGTATGGGAATACCTCGACAGCGGCACCGGGACCGAAGCCGCCAAGGCGCGCAATCGCACCGCGCTGGACCGAATCGGGATGATGCCCTCGGCCCTGCATGGCGAAGTCTCGCCGGACCTGACCACGCAGTTTCTGGGCCAGACCTTTCCCGTCCCCTTTGGCATCGCGCCGATCGGCATGTCAGGGCTGATCTGGCCGGGTGCGGAAAGCCACCTGGCCCGCGCCGCCGCACGCCGCGAGATCCCTTATTGCATCTCTACCGTCGCCACCCAGGGCCCCGAGGACATCGCCCCCCACCTGGGCCAGCACGCCTGGTTCCAGCTGTATCCCCCCCGCGACCCCGAAATTCGCGCCGACATGCTGGACCGCGCGCGCAAGGCCGGTTTCGGCACGCTGATCCTGACGGTGGATGTTCCCGCCTCGTCACGACGCGAACGGCAGGTCCGCTCGGGGCTGACGAACCCGCCCCGGCTGACACCGCGTCTGCTGGCGCAGGTGGCGACACGACCCGCCTGGGCCTGGCAGACGGCGAAACGGGGGATGCCCCACATGCGCGGGCTGGACAAATACGTCACCGATGCCACCGCGAACCTGCCGCCGACCGCACACATGGGCTATCTGCTGCGCACCGCGCCGGACTGGGATTACGTCGCCTGGCTGCGCGACGCCTGGGAGGGGCCGTTCATCGTCAAGGGCGTGATGCGCCCCGACGATGCGGTGCGGCTGGAACAGATGGGCATCGACGCGGTCTGGGTGTCAAACCACGCCGGCCGCCAGTTCGACGGCGCCCCCGCCAGCATCGAGGCGCTGCCGGACATCCGCGCCGCCACGGCTCTGCCGCTGATCTTTGACAGCGGGATCGAGGGCGGGCTCGACATCCTGCGCGCGCTGGCGCTGGGGGCCGATTTCGTCATGCTGGGGCGGGCCTTCCACTTTGCACTGGGCGCCCTCGGGCCGCGCGGGGTCGATCATCTGATCGACATTCTGGCCAGGGACATGATCTCGAACATGGGTCAGCTGGGCCTGTCCGACCTCAGCGCCCTGCCCGAGCCGATTCTACTATCCTAG